In Kaistella faecalis, a genomic segment contains:
- a CDS encoding glycosyltransferase family 4 protein, giving the protein MNEHYEVTAVSSDRDSLSKIAEKYGIGHHHIEMTRKVTPFKDLKSFWQVYKFLRAHRPEIVHTHTPKAGLIGMAAAFFAGVPVRMHTVAGLPLLQAKGLKKQVLKIAERTTYSFANGVYPNSFNMEKIIGDYGFCSAGKMKVIGNGSSNGIDLHHFNPEHYPEEEIKKIKTSLGISENDFTFVFVGRLVKDKGINELVAAFSDLSKKHSGPFRLLLVGNYEEKLDPLLPETLEEIAENPNIISTGFQEDVRPYFAVSDALAFPSYREGFPNVVLQAAAMNLPCIVTNINGCNEIIADAVNGLLIPVKDESALGKAMERMYLDRSLYTKLQSNARNSIEGRFTQTLLWSQIREEYDRRWLLSGGSESRTKKLSRSILDKASSFLS; this is encoded by the coding sequence ATGAATGAACATTATGAGGTCACCGCCGTATCGTCAGACCGCGACAGTCTGAGTAAGATCGCGGAGAAGTATGGAATCGGGCACCATCATATTGAAATGACCCGTAAAGTCACCCCCTTCAAAGACTTAAAATCCTTCTGGCAGGTCTATAAATTCCTCAGAGCCCACCGCCCTGAAATCGTGCATACGCATACGCCTAAAGCCGGACTTATCGGCATGGCTGCGGCCTTCTTCGCCGGAGTGCCGGTGCGCATGCATACCGTAGCCGGACTGCCCCTGCTGCAGGCTAAAGGACTGAAAAAACAGGTGCTCAAGATCGCGGAAAGAACCACGTATTCATTTGCCAACGGCGTTTACCCCAATTCCTTCAACATGGAAAAAATCATCGGGGATTACGGGTTCTGCAGTGCAGGCAAGATGAAAGTTATCGGCAACGGAAGTTCCAACGGCATCGACCTCCATCATTTTAATCCGGAACACTATCCGGAGGAAGAAATCAAAAAAATCAAAACGTCGCTCGGCATCTCAGAAAACGATTTTACTTTCGTATTTGTCGGAAGGCTCGTAAAAGACAAAGGAATCAACGAACTGGTGGCCGCATTCTCTGACCTCTCCAAAAAACACAGCGGACCTTTCAGGCTGCTGCTGGTAGGGAACTACGAGGAAAAACTCGATCCCCTGCTGCCGGAAACCCTTGAGGAAATTGCAGAAAATCCAAATATCATCAGTACGGGATTTCAGGAAGATGTAAGACCTTACTTTGCGGTTAGTGATGCATTGGCATTCCCGAGCTACCGCGAAGGCTTCCCCAACGTGGTGCTTCAGGCCGCTGCTATGAACCTGCCGTGTATCGTAACCAACATCAACGGCTGCAACGAGATCATCGCCGACGCGGTGAACGGCCTGCTCATTCCGGTAAAGGATGAGTCCGCGCTCGGAAAGGCCATGGAGCGTATGTATCTTGACAGGTCGCTTTACACCAAACTGCAGTCCAACGCCCGAAACAGTATCGAAGGCCGCTTTACCCAAACCCTTCTCTGGTCCCAAATCCGTGAGGAGTATGACCGCCGCTGGCTGCTTTCAGGCGGTTCCGAAAGCCGTACCAAAAAGCTTTCGCGAAGTATTCTTGATAAGGCCTCTTCGTTTCTTTCTTAA
- a CDS encoding HU family DNA-binding protein yields the protein MITFKAVERRNPQLPDDPKKFYPLVKSTGVIDVRTISEELSDASTLNSVDIRAVLFGLEKSLLKYLQDGYIVKFGDLGTFRPSVSGTGADTADELTASSVTKKRILFTPSPLLKRTVATAPVKKVQDV from the coding sequence ATGATTACATTTAAGGCCGTCGAAAGACGCAATCCACAGCTGCCGGATGATCCGAAGAAGTTTTATCCGCTGGTGAAAAGTACAGGAGTCATCGATGTAAGAACCATTTCCGAAGAACTTTCGGATGCCTCTACGCTGAACAGCGTCGACATCCGTGCGGTGCTTTTCGGTCTGGAGAAATCCCTGCTGAAGTATCTGCAGGACGGATATATCGTAAAATTCGGAGATCTGGGAACCTTTCGCCCTTCAGTGAGCGGAACAGGAGCCGATACCGCTGATGAACTCACCGCCTCGAGCGTGACCAAGAAGCGCATCCTCTTCACGCCGTCTCCCCTGTTGAAACGTACGGTGGCCACCGCCCCGGTAAAAAAAGTTCAGGACGTGTAG
- a CDS encoding helix-turn-helix domain-containing protein: MKPPEINTSEVIKNIRSELGMTQNEFATAMNISRSAVTQLENGNTKPSFALMTTLVEDFGIDMNVFFNSEAKVGEKQQVTEKEIERKVKKIESFHSRYYGMSYNALLYDKLIESVASSYSNKEEGKALIGLYKIYQFVRAYTDMFEADILDPLKRHIHTVRQMRKEKGDRKEFLDEELREKFNSAQLQLGRIMKNAYHFNEHYGDIFNKFLEDNQDILRSEYVVSDTRLQKMMLASQERYLREFIFLIRYADDLDQLEEYYEVEHLWEE, encoded by the coding sequence ATGAAGCCACCTGAAATAAATACATCAGAAGTAATAAAAAATATACGTTCCGAACTGGGGATGACACAGAATGAATTCGCTACGGCTATGAATATCAGTAGAAGTGCGGTAACACAGTTGGAAAATGGAAATACTAAACCCAGTTTTGCGCTGATGACAACCCTGGTAGAAGATTTCGGAATCGATATGAATGTTTTTTTTAACAGCGAAGCTAAAGTTGGTGAAAAACAGCAAGTTACGGAAAAAGAAATAGAGCGGAAAGTTAAAAAAATTGAAAGTTTCCACAGCAGGTACTATGGCATGTCGTATAATGCTTTGCTTTATGATAAGCTCATAGAGTCGGTTGCTTCATCATATTCCAATAAAGAAGAAGGGAAAGCCTTGATTGGCTTATATAAAATATACCAGTTTGTTCGGGCTTATACTGATATGTTTGAGGCAGATATCCTGGATCCGCTGAAGCGTCATATCCATACGGTGCGGCAGATGAGAAAGGAAAAAGGAGATCGTAAAGAGTTTCTGGATGAAGAATTAAGGGAGAAATTTAATTCCGCGCAGTTGCAACTGGGTAGAATTATGAAAAATGCCTATCATTTTAATGAACATTATGGTGATATTTTCAATAAATTTCTTGAAGATAATCAAGATATTCTTCGATCCGAATATGTGGTGAGTGATACAAGACTGCAGAAAATGATGCTCGCTTCGCAGGAGCGGTACCTTCGTGAATTTATTTTTCTTATTCGGTATGCGGATGATCTGGATCAGTTGGAAGAATATTACGAGGTAGAACACCTGTGGGAAGAATAG
- a CDS encoding GIY-YIG nuclease family protein produces MKQGYIYILTNKNNTTLYVGVTSHLPERIMQHRTKKYPKSFTARYGLQKLVYWESFASITEAIAREKQLKGGSRQKKTDLINGLNPEWNDLYDSLDRD; encoded by the coding sequence ATGAAACAAGGCTACATTTACATCCTCACCAACAAGAACAACACGACCCTTTACGTGGGCGTAACTTCTCATCTTCCGGAACGGATAATGCAGCATCGGACGAAGAAATACCCTAAAAGTTTTACTGCAAGATACGGCCTGCAAAAACTGGTGTACTGGGAGTCTTTCGCCAGTATTACGGAAGCAATTGCAAGAGAAAAGCAGTTAAAGGGCGGTTCTAGGCAGAAGAAAACTGATCTGATCAACGGGCTCAATCCGGAATGGAATGATTTGTATGATTCGCTGGATCGTGATTAG
- a CDS encoding lipoate--protein ligase: protein MLIIDSPSTNAYFNIASEEYLLGRFPTEDIFLLYVNAPSIIVGKFQNTLAEINLDYVQEKEIKVVRRMSGGGAVYHDLGNLNFSFHTLLADHDFGDFSQFTQPVLSLLNRLGVPAVLEGRNDLLVDGKKFSGNAKLAKNGKMIQHGTILLNSEMEVLGDALKANPLKFIDKATKSNRARVTNLIHYLPEGTTTKQLKNLLTDEIISNNPGAERYELTTDNIAGIEKLMQEKYETWDWNFGFSPNYSFQKAIKVPAGFIEVHLDVVKGTIEKAKIFGDFFAPKPIEELEDLLIGHKHEEEELRSILESVDLSDYFGKVTVEEVMEVFK from the coding sequence ATGCTTATCATCGACTCGCCTTCTACCAACGCGTATTTTAATATTGCTTCCGAAGAGTATCTGCTCGGTCGTTTTCCGACGGAGGATATTTTCCTGCTGTATGTGAATGCGCCCTCGATCATTGTAGGGAAATTTCAGAATACCCTGGCTGAAATCAATCTGGATTATGTACAGGAAAAGGAGATTAAGGTGGTCAGAAGAATGTCGGGTGGCGGTGCGGTGTACCACGATCTGGGGAACCTCAACTTCTCTTTTCATACCCTGTTGGCAGATCACGATTTTGGCGATTTCTCGCAGTTTACCCAACCGGTACTTTCGTTGCTGAACCGTCTCGGTGTTCCGGCAGTTCTCGAAGGGCGTAATGATTTGTTGGTTGATGGAAAAAAGTTCAGTGGCAATGCGAAACTTGCCAAAAACGGGAAAATGATTCAGCACGGCACCATCCTGCTCAACTCAGAAATGGAGGTATTGGGCGATGCCCTGAAAGCCAATCCCCTGAAATTTATCGACAAAGCCACCAAATCCAACCGCGCGCGGGTGACCAACCTCATCCATTATCTTCCGGAAGGCACGACCACGAAGCAACTCAAAAATTTGCTGACGGACGAGATCATCAGCAACAATCCCGGTGCGGAACGCTATGAACTCACCACAGACAATATTGCCGGCATCGAAAAACTGATGCAGGAAAAATACGAGACCTGGGACTGGAACTTCGGCTTTTCCCCGAATTACAGTTTTCAGAAAGCCATCAAGGTGCCTGCAGGATTCATTGAAGTCCACCTCGATGTCGTTAAGGGAACCATCGAAAAGGCTAAAATTTTCGGCGACTTCTTCGCCCCCAAGCCGATTGAAGAGCTTGAAGACCTGCTCATCGGACATAAGCATGAGGAAGAGGAACTGCGCAGCATCCTCGAAAGCGTCGATTTAAGCGACTACTTTGGTAAGGTGACGGTTGAGGAAGTGATGGAGGTGTTTAAGTAG